Proteins encoded together in one Scheffersomyces stipitis CBS 6054 chromosome 5, complete sequence window:
- the VCC3.4 gene encoding Vesicle coat complex AP-3 — protein MPPKKSGKKQFAPKERVFAKMSGYPQWPAFITPAELVPKAVMKHKKKSTDYCVMFIPDGDFYWMSDKSLEILTPEKLAKALKDVPDDVKKNVKNKKKSGKQSNIKEAIAATDGLDFDTFIGNVFKQDNDFEDDDDDEEEEEEEEDDENIKDVAGVENDAAEEEDVHETVEEPSTEDGEELDAEEPEKAEKASSAPETRRKRGRNGTVKQESAEPPSKRKRPSTPVQKKESNGKDLKVKAETPKPISDEEKQHQLWLCRIKLQRSLIQRNQPTTPKDTTGLKPPTADELSVARLILYRLIDFPISVELLRKTKIHKVLKCILRDESLAYPDSFKLHERCHELLTKWNSVIQDLKSEKSTKDYSNTSSPSVSSFKNGDKIKLSQLTQDDSEVSGIEHSLVDKKDIDGDDSDEQNQSSEKQEETQPPIEKANDVPVTTSVEG, from the coding sequence ATGCCTCCTAAAAAGTCGGGGAAAAAGCAGTTTGCCCCAAAGGAACGAGTGTTTGCCAAAATGTCTGGCTATCCTCAATGGCCAGCGTTCATTACTCCGGCCGAATTGGTGCCTAAAGCCGTCATGAAACACAAAAAGAAGTCGACAGACTACTGTGTAATGTTTATACCAGATGGAGACTTCTACTGGATGTCCGACAAGAGTTTGGAGATCTTGACTCCTGAGAAATTGGCCAAGGCTCTTAAAGACGTCCCAGACGACGTCAAGAAAAacgtcaagaacaagaaaaaatcAGGAAAACAAAGCAACATAAAAGAGGCTATAGCTGCAACTGATGGCTTGGACTTTGACACCTTCATCGGCAACGTCTTCAAACAAGACAACGActttgaagacgacgacgatgacgaagaggaagaagaagaagaagaagacgatgaaaaCATAAAAGACGTTGCAGGAGTAGAAAACgatgctgctgaagaagaagatgtacATGAAACCGTGGAGGAACCTTCTACTGAAGATGGTGAAGAATTAGATGCAGAAGAGCCCGAGAAGGCCGAAAAAGCCAGTTCTGCTCCAGAAACAAGACGTAAACGAGGTCGTAACGGTACTGTCAAACAGGAACTGGCCGAACCTCCATCTAAGAGAAAGCGTCCTAGCACTCCCGTACAAAAAAAAGAGTCTAATGGCAAAGACCTCAAAGTCAAAGCTGAAACACCCAAGCCAATCAGCGATGAAGAGAAACAGCACCAATTATGGCTATGTAGAATCAAACTCCAGCGCTCTTTGATCCAAAGAAACCAACCCACGACTCCCAAAGATACAACAGGACTTAAACCTCCTACTGCGGATGAGTTGCTGGTGGCCCGTCTCATTTTATACCGGTTGATAGACTTCCCTATTAGTGTGGAGTTATTGCGTAAGACGAAAATCCACAAGGTTTTGAAGTGCATCTTGCGAGACGAGTCCTTAGCATACCCTGACAGCTTCAAGTTGCACGAGAGATGCCATGAGTTGTTGACCAAGTGGAACTCAGTCATACAAGACTTGAAGCTGGAGAAGCTGACCAAAGACTACTCCAACACAAGCTCACCCTCAGTGTCCTCTTTCAAAAATGGTGACAAAATCAAGTTGTCTCAGTTGACCCAGGATGACTCGGAAGTGTCAGGAATAGAACACTCGTTGGTCGACAAAAAGGACATTGATGGCGACGACTCTGATGAACAAAACCAGCTGTCGgaaaaacaagaagaaacccaACCTCCCATAGAAAAAGCTAATGATGTACCGGTTACAACCTCAGTGGAGGGATAG
- the IF5A gene encoding Eukaryotic translation initiation factor 5A (eIF-5A) (eIF-4D) (Eukaryotic translation initiation factor 5A-2 (eIF-5A 2) (eIF-4D) (Hypusine containing protein HP2)~go_function translation initiation factor activity): MAEEDHTFETADAGAALTYPMQCSALRKNGHVVIKSRPCKIVDMSTSKTGKHGHAKVHLVAIDIFTGKKLEDLSPSTHNMEVPNVSRTEFQLLDIDDGFLSLMTQDGDTKDDVKVPEGELGEKIQSEFDDGKDLLVTIISAMGEEAAISFKEAPKQ, encoded by the exons Atggctgaagaagat CACACCTTTGAGACCGCCGATGCCGGTGCCGCTTTGACCTACCCAATGCAATGTTCTGCTTTGAGAAAGAACGGTCACGTTGTTATCAAGTCTAGACCATGTAAGATTGTCGACATGTCTACCTCTAAGACTGGTAAGCACGGTCACGCCAAGGTCCACTTGGTTGCCATTGATATCTTCACTGgtaagaagttggaagatttgTCTCCATCTACCCACAACATGGAAGTTCCAAACGTTTCCAGAACCGAATTCCAATTGTTGGACATCGATGACGgtttcttgtctttgatgACCCAAGACGGTGACACCAAGGACGATGTCAAGGTCCCAGAAGGTGAATTGGgtgaaaagatccaatCCGAATTCGACGATGGTAAGGACTTGTTGGTTACTATCATCTCTGCCATGGGTGAAGAAGCTGCCATTTCCTTCAAGGAAGCCCCAAAGCAGTAA
- a CDS encoding predicted protein — MLAPDKTIYLAIRETSATVLQVTNSPTSTTTTVTQTRGTPPGSTETDSSTTVRTSPTFVGNTPSTVLFFIALAVGVFIALLFIFFTIRYFVRSKYGLHVYPLSRRHLIAGAAITSDRFHDTMTNEELQEHLNYIRDHHFIQTSFLERRFTGRRRRRRRGRYSRMKKLSEAEVEILFPKKTYTDWLNGGQERDHEKRDGVLQEEGNTDSGNLNIINEEDSSDLHSQTTVSDRVASSSRDMDNDDSIELHELKNEATNSVSADAEDDLHFTSGSCAICLETIGDEDIVRGLICGHVFHAECLDPWLTKRRACCPMCKRDYFFKKEAAESTETQTSTTNNETNNNVNENSDIQNSNENTNNNNDNTNNVDTSIIDDDDDTSIDYDAIRSNPAFRALLQELVPISERVRHIMSDPSNDHLDLEVRARAVAKKTYGRYFKVLWWKLMGISKEDLFNWAALTIFQDWRRANNQTGNEAENEAENEAQTGSTAEGTADSNDGTNTNDSNSNNNGNNNDTHSDSLESPVENRDMEEVDLGERDSPELSAARRDVVDNRV; from the coding sequence ATGTTAGCACCAGACAAAACCATCTATTTAGCCATAAGGGAAACCCTGGCGACAGTACTTCAAGTTACTAATCTGCCTACAAGCACCACTACTACTGTCACCCAAACCCGGGGTACGCCGCCTGGGCTGACAGAAACAGACTCCTCAACCACCGTTCGTACCTCGCCCACATTTGTGGGAAATACGCCGTCCACggttcttttcttcattgcTTTAGCTGTTGGTGTCTTCATTGCTTTgctcttcatctttttcaCCATCAGATACTTTGTTCGTTCCAAGTATGGACTTCATGTATATCCACTTCTGCGGAGGCATTTGATTGCCGGAGCAGCCATCACCTCCGATCGTTTCCATGACACCATGACTAACGAGGAGTTGCAGGAGCATCTCAACTATATCAGAGATCACCACTTCATCCAGACACTGTTCTTAGAAAGACGGTTCACTGGCCGTAGAAGacgtagaagaagaggcCGTTATTCGCGAATGAAAAAGTTGTCGGAAGCCGAGGTCGAGATTCTATTCCCCAAAAAGACCTACACAGATTGGTTGAATGGAGGTCAAGAACGGGATCACGAGAAGCGAGACggtgttcttcaagaagaaggtaatACTGACTCGGGCAACTTAAACATCATCAACGAAGAGGACTCTTCTGATTTGCATAGCCAAACCACTGTCAGTGATCGAGTTGCATCTAGTTCAAGAGACATGGACAACGACGACTCCATAGAGTTGCACGAATTGAAAAACGAAGCCACGAACTCTGTTTCTGCAGATGCCGAAGATGACTTGCACTTCACTTCTGGATCTTGTGCCATTTGTTTGGAAACCATCGGTGACGAAGACATTGTCAGAGGCTTGATCTGTGGGCATGTGTTCCATGCTGAGTGTCTAGATCCATGGTTGACTAAGAGAAGAGCTTGTTGTCCTATGTGCAAGCGAGATTAttttttcaagaaagagGCAGCTGAAAGCACAGAAACGCAAACCAGTACCACAAATAACGAAACTAACAACAATGTAAATGAAAATAGCGACATCCAGAACCTGAATGAAAATacaaacaacaataatgaCAATACGAACAATGTTGATACCAGTATTAtcgatgatgatgacgacaCGAGCATTGACTATGATGCCATTCGCAGCAATCCCGCATTCCGAGCTCTTCTTCAGGAATTAGTTCCCATTTCAGAAAGAGTGCGGCACATCATGAGTGACCCGTCGAACGACCACTTAGACCTTGAAGTCAGAGCACGTGCAGTGGCCAAGAAGACTTATGGTCGTTATTTCAAGGTTCTCTGGTGGAAGTTGATGGGCATCAGCAAGGAAGACCTTTTCAACTGGGCAGCTTTGACGATCTTTCAAGACTGGAGACGTGCGAACAACCAAACAGGAAATGAAGCAGAAAATGAAGCAGAAAATGAAGCACAGACTGGCTCTACTGCAGAAGGAACAGCTGACTCCAACGATGGCACCAATACAAACGACAGcaactccaacaataaTGGTAATAATAATGACACCCATAGCGATTCTTTGGAGTCACCAGTTGAAAACAGAGACATGGAAGAAGTGGATCTCGGTGAAAGAGATTCGCCAGAGCTTTCTGCTGCACGCAGAGACGTGGTGGATAATCGAGTATAG